Proteins found in one Verrucomicrobiia bacterium genomic segment:
- the hpnA gene encoding hopanoid-associated sugar epimerase, which translates to MKCFVTGGSGFIGANLVHELNARGHSVRCLLRPGADVRGLQAADYEAVLGDVGDVESLRKGLQGCDWAFHVAASYHLWLPDYAPMYAANVDGTRNVLTAAHQAGCSRIVYTSTVGCIGLPKEVNGQVQPTDEATPVAESQMSNHYKLSKWKAEVVARELAAKGLPIVIVNPSAPIGPRDVKPTPTGKVIVDFVNRQMPAYLDTGLNWAHVRDVAIGHILAAEKGRVGERYILGSMDGNWTMKDAFAVLQEITDVPAPKFQVPYFVAHTAAHFDEFFAKFTGKPPKAPLAGVRMAKYKMFFSPAKAVRELGLPQTPPRQALADAVEWFRANGYVK; encoded by the coding sequence ATGAAATGTTTCGTCACGGGCGGCTCGGGCTTTATCGGCGCCAATCTCGTTCATGAATTGAATGCGCGCGGGCATTCGGTGCGCTGCCTGTTGCGACCGGGAGCGGATGTGCGCGGCTTGCAGGCCGCTGATTACGAGGCAGTTCTGGGCGATGTCGGTGATGTGGAGTCGCTCCGCAAGGGCTTGCAAGGCTGCGACTGGGCCTTTCACGTGGCGGCCAGTTATCACCTGTGGCTGCCGGATTACGCGCCCATGTATGCCGCGAATGTTGACGGCACACGGAACGTCCTCACCGCCGCGCATCAGGCGGGCTGCTCGCGCATCGTTTACACCAGCACCGTGGGTTGCATCGGCTTGCCGAAGGAAGTGAACGGTCAGGTGCAACCCACCGATGAAGCCACGCCCGTCGCCGAGTCCCAGATGAGCAATCACTACAAGCTCTCCAAGTGGAAGGCTGAAGTGGTCGCGCGCGAACTCGCCGCGAAGGGCCTGCCCATCGTCATCGTGAACCCCAGCGCCCCCATCGGCCCTCGCGATGTGAAGCCGACGCCCACAGGGAAGGTTATCGTGGACTTCGTGAACCGCCAGATGCCGGCTTACCTGGACACCGGCCTGAACTGGGCCCACGTCCGCGATGTCGCCATCGGCCACATCCTTGCTGCGGAAAAGGGCAGGGTGGGCGAGCGCTACATCCTCGGCAGCATGGATGGCAATTGGACCATGAAAGACGCCTTTGCCGTTCTTCAGGAGATTACCGACGTGCCCGCTCCGAAGTTTCAAGTGCCTTACTTCGTGGCTCACACCGCCGCGCACTTCGATGAATTCTTCGCCAAGTTCACCGGCAAACCGCCCAAGGCCCCCCTCGCTGGCGTCCGCATGGCGAAGTACAAGATGTTCTTCAGCCCCGCGAAAGCCGTCCGCGAACTCGGCCTCCCCCAGACCCCTCCGCGCCAAGCCCTCGCCGACGCCGTCGAATGGTTCCGCGCGAATGGCTACGTGAAGTGA
- a CDS encoding NADAR family protein, producing the protein MSTSIRSIDQLNAELAKGARPKYLYFWGHTPANDGSVTKSCFSQWWVSPFVIDGITYPTAEHYMMASKARLFDDQEACERVLTAKHPKQAKEIGRQVKGFDDAVWKEERFGFVVTGNHAKFSQHADLRYFLLNTGDKVLIEASPYDRIWGIGLSASDERAEKPSQWRGLNLLGFALMEVRERLKV; encoded by the coding sequence ATGAGCACATCCATCCGCTCTATCGACCAGCTCAATGCCGAATTGGCCAAGGGTGCAAGGCCGAAGTATCTCTACTTTTGGGGCCACACTCCTGCCAACGATGGCAGTGTCACCAAGTCCTGTTTCAGCCAATGGTGGGTCTCGCCCTTTGTCATTGATGGCATCACTTACCCGACAGCCGAGCATTACATGATGGCTTCCAAAGCCCGTCTCTTCGATGACCAAGAGGCTTGCGAACGCGTCCTGACTGCCAAGCATCCTAAACAGGCAAAAGAGATCGGTCGGCAGGTGAAAGGTTTCGATGACGCCGTTTGGAAGGAAGAACGATTCGGATTCGTGGTCACCGGCAACCACGCCAAATTCTCCCAACACGCCGACCTGCGCTATTTCCTCTTAAACACAGGCGATAAAGTGCTCATAGAAGCCAGCCCCTACGATCGCATCTGGGGCATCGGCCTCTCCGCCAGTGATGAACGTGCGGAAAAGCCTTCTCAATGGCGCGGACTCAATCTTCTGGGCTTCGCGCTGATGGAAGTGCGTGAGCGTTTGAAAGTTTAA
- the gatB gene encoding Asp-tRNA(Asn)/Glu-tRNA(Gln) amidotransferase subunit GatB, whose product MEYEAVIGLETHVQLKTKSKMWCGCANSFGAEPNTNVCPVCLGMPGVLPVANEEALKLTVLTGYLLNCQIPGRAKFDRKNYFYPDVPKNYQITQYAQPSTQSGYVEFEHEGELKRVRITRAHLEEDVSKNSHLDNRSGVDCNRAGVPLLEIVSEPDITSPDMAYAYLNALKDILSYGGVSDCDMEKGMVRCDVNVSVRPKGSKELGVKIEIKNMNTFSGARKALEHEIPRQIAEVKAGRKLTQSTVRWDDVACITEEMRSKEDAHDYRYFPDPDLMPFEPTEAWLLEVQKRVVELPLARKHRFITDYQLPAGDAEIFKNDVALGDYFEPIAKKSKNPKGVANWVINNLRAKLTEANEASMAEQSAMGIDSADMTLLTVKDLKFAPDSFAELVDLVDSGKISNKIAQDVFAEMFATGAAPMTIVEKNGWIQVSDTGALEKFCDEVIAANPKIVEDYRSGKVAAINSLKGQVMKLSKGKANPALVGEILEKKLKT is encoded by the coding sequence ATGGAATACGAAGCGGTCATCGGGTTGGAAACACACGTCCAGCTCAAAACGAAATCGAAGATGTGGTGCGGTTGCGCGAACTCGTTCGGCGCAGAACCCAATACCAACGTCTGCCCCGTCTGCCTCGGCATGCCCGGCGTCCTGCCCGTGGCGAACGAGGAAGCGCTGAAGCTCACCGTGCTTACCGGTTACCTGCTGAACTGCCAGATCCCTGGCCGTGCGAAGTTCGATCGCAAGAATTACTTCTACCCGGACGTCCCGAAAAATTACCAGATCACGCAGTACGCGCAGCCCTCCACGCAGAGTGGTTATGTGGAATTCGAACACGAGGGCGAGCTCAAACGTGTCCGCATCACCCGCGCGCACTTGGAGGAGGACGTCAGCAAGAATTCTCATTTGGATAACCGCAGTGGTGTGGATTGCAACCGCGCCGGTGTGCCGTTGCTCGAGATCGTTTCCGAGCCGGACATCACCAGCCCGGACATGGCCTACGCTTACTTGAACGCTTTGAAAGACATCCTGTCCTACGGCGGTGTGAGTGATTGCGACATGGAGAAGGGCATGGTGCGCTGCGATGTGAATGTCAGCGTGCGCCCCAAGGGCAGCAAAGAGCTCGGCGTGAAGATCGAGATCAAGAACATGAACACCTTCAGCGGTGCCCGCAAGGCGCTGGAGCATGAGATCCCCCGCCAGATCGCTGAAGTCAAAGCCGGTCGCAAGCTGACGCAATCCACCGTCCGCTGGGATGACGTCGCGTGCATCACTGAAGAGATGCGCAGCAAGGAAGACGCCCACGATTACCGCTATTTCCCCGATCCCGACCTGATGCCGTTCGAACCCACTGAAGCGTGGCTCCTCGAAGTGCAGAAGCGCGTCGTGGAACTCCCGCTTGCGCGCAAACACCGCTTCATCACGGATTATCAGTTGCCCGCCGGTGACGCTGAGATCTTCAAAAACGATGTGGCCTTGGGCGATTACTTTGAACCCATCGCCAAGAAGTCGAAGAATCCGAAAGGCGTGGCGAACTGGGTCATCAACAACCTGCGCGCCAAACTCACCGAGGCGAATGAAGCCTCCATGGCCGAGCAGTCCGCCATGGGCATCGACTCCGCGGACATGACGCTCCTGACGGTGAAAGATCTGAAGTTCGCTCCCGATTCCTTCGCAGAACTCGTGGATCTCGTGGACTCCGGCAAGATCAGCAACAAGATCGCGCAAGATGTGTTCGCCGAGATGTTCGCGACAGGCGCTGCTCCGATGACCATCGTTGAGAAAAATGGGTGGATACAGGTCAGCGACACCGGCGCTCTGGAGAAATTCTGCGATGAAGTCATCGCCGCGAATCCAAAGATTGTTGAGGATTATCGCAGTGGCAAAGTCGCCGCGATCAATTCTCTCAAGGGCCAGGTGATGAAGCTGAGCAAAGGCAAGGCGAACCCGGCACTCGTCGGCGAGATTCTCGAGAAAAAGCTGAAGACATAA
- a CDS encoding Dabb family protein, protein MFSHVVIFWTDPANPKAADELIEGAEKYLRPIPGVLHFHVGKMVGSHRPVVDQTYQVALNLVFPDKKAQDDYQVHPLHIDFVEKVFKRVCKKVNIYDFE, encoded by the coding sequence ATGTTTTCACATGTTGTGATCTTTTGGACGGACCCTGCCAATCCCAAGGCAGCGGATGAACTCATCGAAGGCGCTGAGAAGTATCTCCGCCCCATTCCTGGCGTGCTCCATTTCCACGTTGGCAAGATGGTCGGCAGCCATCGCCCCGTGGTGGATCAGACCTATCAAGTCGCCCTGAACCTCGTTTTCCCGGACAAGAAGGCGCAGGACGATTACCAAGTGCATCCCTTGCACATCGACTTCGTGGAGAAGGTGTTCAAGCGGGTGTGCAAGAAGGTGAACATCTACGACTTCGAGTAA
- a CDS encoding metallophosphoesterase — MALHRLVIVSDIHYAGAAEQARGNDYEMQAITSGFRRWMVRMWRHHLWLRDPFGHNQKLDHFLSECPQADYVIANGDYSCDSAFIGVSDEAACASAVECLGKLRDKFNSELRTTIGDHEFGKKSLGSGSGGMKLASLKTTRDTLKLPTSWRMELDKYVVIGMTSSLAASPSLIGDQAEDEQEGWQAEHQQHMSEVRELFRGIDSTRRIILFCHDPTALPFLWEDAEVRRFIPQIERTIIGHLHSNLIFRQATLMAGLPAIRFLGPTITRNTQAVNRARLWKPFNVQLCPSLAGMQLLRDGGYLTMELDGNAGAPATSQFHSVPW; from the coding sequence ATGGCCCTGCATCGTCTCGTCATCGTGAGCGACATTCACTACGCCGGAGCCGCCGAACAGGCGCGCGGCAATGATTACGAGATGCAGGCCATCACCTCAGGTTTCCGCCGGTGGATGGTGCGGATGTGGCGGCATCATCTGTGGTTACGCGATCCCTTCGGACACAACCAGAAGCTCGATCACTTTCTCTCCGAATGCCCGCAGGCGGATTATGTCATTGCGAATGGGGATTACTCGTGCGATTCCGCGTTCATCGGAGTGAGCGATGAGGCGGCTTGCGCGAGCGCGGTGGAGTGTCTGGGCAAGTTAAGGGATAAATTTAACAGCGAGTTGCGCACAACTATCGGCGATCACGAGTTCGGCAAAAAGAGTCTCGGCTCTGGCAGTGGCGGCATGAAGCTGGCGAGCCTGAAGACGACGCGGGACACCTTGAAACTGCCGACGAGCTGGCGGATGGAGCTGGATAAGTATGTGGTCATCGGCATGACGTCATCGCTGGCGGCTTCGCCTTCATTGATCGGTGATCAAGCTGAGGATGAGCAAGAGGGCTGGCAGGCGGAACATCAGCAGCACATGTCGGAGGTGCGGGAATTGTTTCGCGGCATTGATTCCACACGGCGCATCATCCTCTTCTGTCATGATCCCACCGCCCTGCCCTTTTTATGGGAAGATGCGGAGGTGCGCCGGTTCATACCACAGATCGAGCGCACGATCATCGGTCATCTGCACTCGAACCTCATCTTCCGGCAGGCGACGCTCATGGCGGGATTACCCGCGATCCGCTTTCTAGGACCAACCATCACGCGCAACACGCAGGCGGTGAATCGCGCGCGTCTATGGAAACCTTTCAACGTGCAGCTCTGCCCATCACTGGCGGGCATGCAGCTCTTGCGCGATGGCGGCTACCTCACGATGGAACTGGATGGAAACGCAGGCGCTCCGGCGACAAGCCAGTTCCACAGCGTGCCGTGGTAA